In the Gammaproteobacteria bacterium genome, one interval contains:
- a CDS encoding PQQ-dependent catabolism-associated beta-propeller protein, which translates to MRQTCTAFALCILGTAAAAEPTHRIFVTNERGNSISIIDARSLEVTDTVEVGKRPRGIGFSPDRSELYVAISEENAIAVLDPKTLETKRKFEAGSDPETFAVHPDNRIYISNEDDAKASVYDPTTGQRIAEIPVGLEPEGVAISPDGKLVIVTSESSNMLHVIGVPEHRPIANIVVGARPRAATFSRDGTLAYASSEIGGQVVKVDMREHKIVASSALGKESKPKDVLLSKDESLLYVAGGRANRVFVLRADTLEVLESIPVGKRTWGLAMSRDGSRLFTTDGVSGTVSVIDTARNETIRTIPVGKFPWGLAIDD; encoded by the coding sequence ATGCGCCAAACCTGCACCGCCTTCGCCCTGTGCATCCTGGGAACCGCCGCGGCGGCGGAACCGACGCACCGCATATTCGTCACCAACGAGCGCGGCAATTCGATCAGCATAATTGACGCCCGTTCCCTGGAGGTGACAGACACCGTAGAGGTAGGGAAGCGCCCCCGGGGGATCGGATTTTCGCCGGACCGCAGCGAACTGTACGTAGCGATCAGCGAAGAGAACGCCATCGCCGTGCTGGACCCGAAAACCCTGGAAACCAAAAGGAAATTCGAGGCCGGCTCGGACCCGGAGACCTTCGCCGTGCATCCCGACAACCGTATCTACATCTCCAATGAGGACGACGCCAAGGCATCGGTTTACGACCCGACCACCGGGCAGCGCATCGCCGAGATCCCCGTCGGGCTGGAGCCGGAGGGCGTTGCGATCTCCCCCGACGGCAAACTGGTCATCGTTACCAGCGAGTCCAGCAACATGCTGCATGTGATCGGAGTGCCCGAACACCGCCCCATTGCCAACATCGTGGTCGGCGCGCGGCCCAGGGCGGCGACCTTCAGCCGCGACGGCACCCTGGCCTACGCCAGTTCGGAGATCGGCGGCCAGGTCGTCAAGGTGGACATGCGGGAGCACAAGATCGTGGCCAGCTCCGCCCTGGGGAAAGAATCCAAGCCCAAGGACGTGCTGCTCAGCAAAGACGAAAGCCTGCTCTACGTCGCTGGCGGGCGGGCCAACCGAGTCTTCGTGCTGCGCGCCGACACCCTGGAGGTGCTGGAGAGCATCCCGGTAGGCAAGCGCACCTGGGGGCTGGCTATGTCGCGTGACGGCAGCCGGTTGTTCACCACCGACGGGGTAAGCGGCACCGTCTCGGTCATAGACACCGCCCGCAACGAGACAATCCGCACCATTCCCGTAGGCAAGTTCCCCTGGGGACTCGCCATTGACGACTGA